The genomic DNA CATTTCTGACCTCGTTGGGCTCATTTCTCTATGCTTCTCTCCGTGCCCTCTGTGTCCTCTGTGGCTAAGTCCTCGGTTTTCTTTGGCTAGATTGGGAGCAGCGCATCATGGCCGACGCGGTGGACGAGTTGAAAGCCCTGGAGACGACCGGCCTCGCCGAACTCGGGGCCGCGACCGACGAGACCGCGCTGCGGGCCTGGAACACCAAGTTTTTCGGCGACAAGGGGCTGATGAAAGCCGCCCTATCGGCGATCGGCAAAATTCCCAAAGACCAACGGGCGGCTTACGGCCAGGAAGCGAACAAGGTCAAAGTCGCCCTCGAAACGGCGTACGAATCCGCGTTGGCCGCAGTCAAAGAAGCCGCTATGATGGCGAGCCTGACCACGAACCCGCTCGACGTGACGCTCCCCGGCCGCCCGCGGCCACGGGGCCGGTCGCACCCGGCTACCCAGATCCTACGGGAGATCTACGCGGTCTTCGCCGACATGGGGTTCCAGGTCTACCGGACCCGGGAGGTCGAGACGGACGAGTACAACTTCGAGTTCCTGAACATGCCGCCGGAACACCCGGCCCGGGACATGTGGGACACGTTCCACACCACCACGAAGGGCGTCGTCCTCCGGACGCACACGTCGCCGGGGCAGATCCACGTCATGCGGGAGTCGTGCCCGAACCCGGTCCGCGTGATCCTGCCGGGCATGTGCTACCGCTACGAGGCGATCACGACCCGGAGCGAGATCCAGTTCTATCAGGTGGAAGGGCTGGTGATCGGCGAGGGCGTGACGATGGCCGACCTGAAGGGGACGTTGACCGCATTCGCCCGGCGGATGTTCGGCCCCGAGCGGCAGATCCGCATCCGGTCGAGCTACTTCCCGTTCACCGAGCCGAGCATTGAAGTGGACATCGACTGGCCGAAGGAAGACCCGAACCGCGACCGGCTCACGAAGGGCACCGGCTGGCTGGAGATCCTCGGCGCCGGCATGGTCCACCCGACCGTCCTGCGGAACGGCGGGTACGACCCGGACAAGGTGACCGGGTTCGCGTTCGGCATGGGCCCCCAGCGGATGCTCATGCTCAAGCACGCGATCGACGACATCCGCCTGTTCTGGCAGAACGACCTGCGGTTCCTCCGGCAGTTCTAAATGATCCCGGCGGGCAAAGATGCCCGCCGGGACCGGCACGTTTTCATTCGCGACTGCCGGGCAATCGGTGCCCGGCAGTCGCGAACGCCGTCCCGATGGCGCCCCGCTCCTCAGACGTTGTGTCGACGCTCCACATGCCAAAATCGGGACGTCGTTTCGAGGCGACTCCTTATTGGTTCATGCCAATGGTTTCGCCACCCGCATACGTGCAGGCGGCCCGGTAGTTGGCCTGGGCGATGGAATTGCTGACGAATAGAACGTGCCCGTCGGCCATGGCGAAATTCGCCCCGTTCGTGTGTTTGCTCCGGAACGAATACAAATCCGGCCAGTCTCCAATACTTTGAAACCCGGGTTGACCAGTTATAAACCCGTTGTTCAACGTAATTGCGCAGGTGCCGTTCGATGCGTTCGAGTACGCCCAGGCGGCCCATTGGTCTATGATCGACACCTCTTCCCCGATCATCGCCGTATTGCTGGTCCCGTCGGCGATACTGGTAATCTTCAGCGGGCGCGTGACGTCGGACCGCCAGAAGATTCCGTCCCCGTTGTCCAAGCCGTTGGTGCTGCCGTTAGTGATTCCCGTGCCGGCGACCGGGTTCCACGTCGCGGTACCCCAGGCCCAATTGGACCCGGACACGCCCTTGTAGCTCGTAACCCCCATCACCGTTCCGCCCGGCCAGTCGGCCGTATTCGTTCGCGTCGGCGGGCTGATGTCGCTCGGGCAAATGAACGTCGGCACCACGGTCTTAATCATCGCGACGATCGCGGGGTTGGTCGTGTCCTGGTTCGCTTCGGGAGAATTTCCGAGTCCGCCGCTCGTAAACAACGGTCCCTGTTCGATGTAGGGCAGGATCCGGGCGAGCCAGCTCCAGGACGCTTTGGTCGCGGCCCAACAGCACCCGGAGTTGTTCGGGTCGCCGTTGTAGGGGAACTGGCCGCGGACGTCGTGGAAGCCGTGGACACCGAGCGCCAACTGCTTGAGATTGTTGGTGCATTTACTCCGGGCCGCGGCCTCCCGAACTTTCTGCACGGCCGGCAAAAGGAGGCCGATCAGAATTGCGATGATCGCGATTACGACTAACAGCTCGATGAGCGTAAAGCCGGCCCTGCGTCGAGAAGAACACCGGACCATGTGTGGTCCTCCGAAATGAGGAGAGAAGTCACGCCGCCGATCGGCGGCTACACGGAATAAAGGGAGCCGAACATCAGATACAGAACGACTGCGATACGGTCGACTGGAACACAGCCCGATCAAAATGAGCGAGTTCAGATCAGGCTGTGGGAAACTGCCGAATTCAACTAGACACGCTGGCGAAAATGAAGTTCTGCCTTAGTTTTTTAGGCACTTCATTTCTTTTCATCACCGCTTCTTAATCTGTCAAATCACCGACCGACACGCGAGTGCCCGAGTATGATGTCGCGGGCGAGAGAAAGCAAGTAGGAAATTAGTTCGGACGTTTTTTAATTTTTAAATGCCCCGGGTAAGTCCCAGCCTCCCGATCTCCGTTCCGAAACCGTCACGTTCGGGAAGCCTTTGACTTTATTTATTTCCCTTGTAGACGGCTCCCGTGCCCGTGTCGATCGTGAACGATTGCACGCCGTCAGACCCGACCTCGAACTCTTGCCCGTTCACCATGGCAAACTGTTTGTTCAACGCGGCCGCTTTTTCTAATTCGGCTGGCGAGTTACCCATGGGCGCAGTCAAACTCATCGAAATCTTGTATTTGCCCGGGGGAACGCCTCCGTTGGCCGGCCCCGGGATCACGAACGACCCGTCGCTAGCGTTGATCGTCGCGGGGTAGCTCGTGGCCTCTCCCTTGGCGTTCGTGCCCGTCACGGCCAAGCTCAGAACCTGTGCGGAGTCGGTCACGACAAAGGGTTTGCTCGCTTTGACCAATTTCCCTTCCACGCGCACCCCCCCTTCGAGTTTCCCGGCACCACACCCCGAGAGAAACGCGAACACACACGCGGACACGAATCCCGTGCCGAGCGGACCGACGAATTGACGCATGTTGCCCTCCGAAAGATTTGTGAAAGAAGACGACGAGTCTCAAACCCCGATTCCACCAGCCCACTTTTATATGAGTGTGGTTACGGCATCGGGCTACGGTCGGCGGTAGACTCTTTTGTTGGGCGTATCTACACACCCAAATGTTTGCCTCTCCCACATCCTGAACAAACTGCAACCGCGAAGCAAGTGGCCGGCCGCACCGGGAACAAAGATTTCATTGCGCGACGTTCACGCCTCCCCCCGTCCGTTCGACACCCGGTCGGCGTTCGCCGACGACGCGGTTCGGAGACTTTTCGCCGGACGCGGCAGCGGTACGGGGAAAGCGATATGTCTTTACGCCGAAGGCGTTGTCCAGCAAGAGCGACGATGTTGGAAATTCGCGCCGGGAATCGGCGCAAGATGTGACTTTCCAACACCGTCACAAGGCGTTCTTCAACAGACCAGCCCGGATGTGAACCCCGTCTATTACCCGGATTTTGGTAAGCCGGGCCAGGCGAAAATCGCTTGAAATCGCGGGTTTCGCCTGCTCGGCGACGCCACCCCACACCCGAAGACCGGCTCCGGCGCCAGAAAATCCGTCAGACGGGCATGCACATTTACTTCTCAGAATCCTTCAGCCGCAGGTGTTGGGGCAGGTCGACAAACGAGGCTTTCCCGGCCCGGTCGTATGTGATCTGCCAGACCCGGTCGTAGACCTCGTCCTCCCACTTCTCGGGGGAGCCGGTCGCTTTGAGTTTCGGAGCCAATTTGGGAATGGCACCGTGGCGCCAGGAAATCAGGACCACCTTGCCGGTGTACTTCGGGTTGTGGAAGAGTTCGTCGACCAGTTTGTCCATGTCCGCGTTGCCGTACTCGGAGTTGACCGCGAGCTTGAGTTTCTTGGCCAGTGGGACCACGGTGAGCCGCGGGCGGTGACTCTTCATCGTGTCCTTGCCGGCGAAAAGGAAATCCGGGGTGGCGAACGGCTTGGGCCGCATTCCGGATTGTTCAAACAGCTTGTACAACTCCACCGCGCGGTCCTTGCCCTCGGGCGTCAGTTCCGGAGACGTCGGGTCATCGACCGGCTTTTCCGCGTGGCGGATGATCAGCACCTGGCTCGGGTACGTGAGACTCTTGTCGTCCGCGCGGCCGGCCGGCGGACAAAGCCACCCACCGGCCAACAGGGCCGCGAACAGGACGCCGACGGAAACGGCCGACTTTCGGAACATGGTGTGCACGACGAATCCCCGGGAGCGAAGGCAACGGGCCGAAACACTCAGGGATTGGCATACGGGAGCCGTGTGTGGTTCTTGTGAAAAAGTGACAAGACACCGCCGCCGACGCAACAGGCATGTCGCACGCCTGTTATGATGATCGTGATTTGTAGTGGTCGACCGTCGACCTTGGCGGACCCGGTAGAACGGACGAGATGCTCCCCGATACCGGGCCGCCTCACCTAACGAATGAAACTTGGCGAATCACTCGGCGGCCTTCTCGATCTTGTCCATTTTCTCCATCTTCTGATCTTTTTCCGCCTTCACGGGCGTTCCGAGACTCACGGTCGTGTGGCTGCGGTCGCCGGCGGACACCGGCACCGTCCGCTCCCACTCGACCCGGCGGCCGTCCGCCGTCCATTCCGCGTGGACGGTGAACCGCACGAGTTCCCCCGTCGTCCGGGGGGTCGAGTTTAAAACCCAGGTGGCCCGCTCTCCGGGGATCGCGAACCCGTTCACCTTGAGGGCGGCGGTGG from Fimbriiglobus ruber includes the following:
- the pheS gene encoding phenylalanine--tRNA ligase subunit alpha, coding for MADAVDELKALETTGLAELGAATDETALRAWNTKFFGDKGLMKAALSAIGKIPKDQRAAYGQEANKVKVALETAYESALAAVKEAAMMASLTTNPLDVTLPGRPRPRGRSHPATQILREIYAVFADMGFQVYRTREVETDEYNFEFLNMPPEHPARDMWDTFHTTTKGVVLRTHTSPGQIHVMRESCPNPVRVILPGMCYRYEAITTRSEIQFYQVEGLVIGEGVTMADLKGTLTAFARRMFGPERQIRIRSSYFPFTEPSIEVDIDWPKEDPNRDRLTKGTGWLEILGAGMVHPTVLRNGGYDPDKVTGFAFGMGPQRMLMLKHAIDDIRLFWQNDLRFLRQF
- a CDS encoding DUF1559 domain-containing protein encodes the protein MVRCSSRRRAGFTLIELLVVIAIIAILIGLLLPAVQKVREAAARSKCTNNLKQLALGVHGFHDVRGQFPYNGDPNNSGCCWAATKASWSWLARILPYIEQGPLFTSGGLGNSPEANQDTTNPAIVAMIKTVVPTFICPSDISPPTRTNTADWPGGTVMGVTSYKGVSGSNWAWGTATWNPVAGTGITNGSTNGLDNGDGIFWRSDVTRPLKITSIADGTSNTAMIGEEVSIIDQWAAWAYSNASNGTCAITLNNGFITGQPGFQSIGDWPDLYSFRSKHTNGANFAMADGHVLFVSNSIAQANYRAACTYAGGETIGMNQ